The following proteins are co-located in the Heptranchias perlo isolate sHepPer1 chromosome 30, sHepPer1.hap1, whole genome shotgun sequence genome:
- the rpl23 gene encoding large ribosomal subunit protein uL14 translates to MSKRGRGGSSGAKFRISLGLPVGAVINCADNTGAKNLYIISVKGIKGRLNRLPAAGVGDMVMATVKKGKPELRKKVHPAVVIRQRKAYRRKDGVFLYFEDNAGVIVNNKGEMKGSAITGPVAKECADLWPRIASNAGSIA, encoded by the exons ATGTCTAAGAGAG GACGTGGTGGTTCGTCTGGAGCGAAATTTCGCATCTCCCTCGGCCTCCCTGTGGGGGCCGTGATCAACTGTGCTGATAACACAG GTGCCAAGAACCTGTACATCATCTCTGTCAAAGGGATCAAGGGACGCTTGAACAGACTGCCAGCTGCTGGTGTTGGCGACATGGTCATGGCAACTGTAAAGAAAGGCAAACCAGAGCTCAGGAAAAAGG TGCATCCGGCAGTAGTGATACGACAGCGGAAAGCATACCGGAGAAAAGACGGCGTGTTCCTCTACTTCGAAGACAATGCGGGGGTAATAGTAAATAATAAAGGAGAAATGAAAG GTTCTGCTATCACAGGCCCTGTTGCCAAGGAATGTGCAGATTTGTGGCCCAGGATTGCTTCTAACGCCGGGAGCATTGCATAA